A region from the uncultured Draconibacterium sp. genome encodes:
- a CDS encoding HU family DNA-binding protein yields MTKADIVNEISKETGIEKVTVQKTVEAFMETVKDSLVDGKNVYLRGFGSFVVKKRAEKTARNISKNTTIIIPAHNIPSFKPAKTFVSEVKNQVK; encoded by the coding sequence ATGACTAAGGCAGATATTGTAAATGAAATTTCGAAAGAAACAGGAATTGAAAAGGTAACTGTACAGAAAACAGTTGAAGCTTTTATGGAAACAGTAAAAGATTCATTGGTTGATGGTAAAAATGTTTACCTAAGAGGTTTTGGTAGTTTTGTTGTAAAGAAGAGAGCAGAAAAAACAGCTCGTAACATTTCAAAAAATACAACTATTATAATTCCTGCACACAATATTCCTTCATTTAAACCAGCGAAGACATTTGTATCAGAAGTTAAAAATCAAGTAAAATAA
- a CDS encoding 4'-phosphopantetheinyl transferase superfamily protein, whose product MPLIDKIENNDGLIGIWELSETAGDLARQCKLSQNEKAQLASFKFEKRQKEFVASRLLLQHLLPEPGEISYLQPSGKPVLNPRSLNISISHSATLATVYLSEKNIGIDVEQINRNIDRVVKRFVHPSETSFLQQSDDPQFPKILLWSAKEAIFKCAGIQGVQFNEQIIIPPFNYRQQCEFSGKLIYPDGIITFGLSFRIIKDNVLVYCFQQ is encoded by the coding sequence ATGCCATTAATTGATAAAATAGAAAATAATGACGGACTTATTGGTATTTGGGAATTAAGCGAAACTGCCGGCGATCTTGCCCGGCAATGTAAACTTAGCCAAAACGAAAAAGCCCAATTGGCTTCCTTTAAATTTGAAAAAAGACAAAAGGAATTTGTCGCCAGCCGCCTGTTGCTGCAACATCTTTTACCTGAACCAGGCGAAATCAGTTACCTGCAACCGAGTGGCAAACCTGTATTAAACCCGAGATCCTTAAATATCAGCATATCGCATTCGGCCACACTGGCAACAGTTTATTTATCGGAAAAAAACATCGGGATTGATGTGGAACAAATAAACCGTAATATCGATCGAGTTGTTAAGCGTTTTGTGCATCCTTCTGAAACTAGTTTTTTACAACAATCAGACGACCCTCAGTTCCCGAAAATTTTGCTTTGGTCGGCCAAAGAAGCTATTTTTAAATGTGCGGGTATACAAGGCGTTCAGTTTAACGAACAAATTATTATACCACCATTTAACTACCGGCAACAATGCGAATTCTCGGGTAAACTTATTTATCCCGATGGAATTATAACCTTCGGATTGTCGTTCCGAATAATAAAAGACAATGTGCTGGTGTACTGTTTTCAACAATAA
- the gldD gene encoding gliding motility lipoprotein GldD produces MSIRILSIFFIVILLISCNDSYTPKPRGYFRIDFPEKTYAEITGSYPYKFEIPAYARIEKDKRNLNKPNWINISVPENKVEVHLSYYQLNGKKEARNSLLMELMEETRSLAYKHTIKADAIDERLFLNPRQKVYGTIYSIEGNAASPMQFFLTDSTNHFLRGAFYIREVPDIDSLQPVINFFEPDIIHLIETTSWNECH; encoded by the coding sequence ATGAGCATACGAATCTTAAGTATCTTCTTTATTGTAATTCTACTAATCAGCTGCAACGATAGTTATACCCCAAAACCCCGTGGCTATTTTCGAATTGATTTTCCCGAAAAAACGTATGCTGAAATTACAGGATCGTATCCGTATAAATTTGAGATTCCGGCCTATGCCCGGATAGAAAAAGACAAACGAAACTTAAACAAACCCAATTGGATTAACATATCGGTGCCTGAGAACAAAGTTGAGGTTCATCTATCATACTACCAATTAAATGGTAAAAAAGAAGCCCGGAATTCGCTTTTGATGGAGCTGATGGAAGAAACCCGCTCGCTTGCCTATAAACACACCATAAAAGCTGATGCTATTGACGAACGCCTTTTTCTGAATCCCAGGCAAAAGGTTTATGGCACCATTTATTCTATTGAAGGCAATGCCGCCTCACCTATGCAGTTTTTTCTTACCGATAGTACCAATCACTTTCTACGCGGTGCTTTTTATATTCGCGAGGTTCCCGACATCGATTCTCTGCAGCCCGTAATCAACTTTTTTGAGCCAGACATTATTCATTTAATTGAAACCACAAGCTGGAACGAATGCCATTAA
- a CDS encoding Rne/Rng family ribonuclease, with product MSSDLIIDVTPSEIVIALQEKKKLAELTRERSGAKFAVGDIYLGKVKKIMPSLNAAFIDVGYNKDAFLHYLDMGPQFATLNKFLRIASSRKNKISSISKIHSEPDINKEGKVNELLKVGQKILVQVAKEPINTKGPRLTSEISIAGRNLVLMPFSDKISVSQKIRSTEEKNRLKKLIQSIKPRRYGVIIRTVAEGKKVAELDQELRRLVEKWETTFHKLRRAHAPSLIIGEMDRTTALLRDIYHPNFNSIIVNDQSVASEIADYIGSIQADKKKIVKYYKGRQPIFEHYGIDKQIKASFGKTVSFKDGAYLIVEHTEAFHVIDVNSGNRARAGNDQEKNALEVNLAACDEIARQLRLRDMGGIIVIDFIDMHVAANRQKVNEHMKAIMADDRTKHNILPLSKFCLMQITRQRVRPEENIETAESCPTCKGSGKVVPTVLFADDINSKVNYALKELNKKKLILKVHPYTAAYLTKGLKSQQNMWFLKHLKWVGIEAVNSYSYLEYHFFDENEEEIIL from the coding sequence GTGAGTAGCGATTTAATTATTGATGTAACTCCATCCGAAATTGTTATTGCCTTACAGGAAAAGAAGAAGCTTGCAGAATTAACCAGAGAGAGAAGCGGGGCAAAATTCGCTGTCGGAGATATATACCTCGGCAAAGTAAAGAAAATTATGCCCAGTTTAAACGCTGCTTTTATCGACGTAGGTTACAACAAAGATGCTTTTTTACATTACCTTGACATGGGGCCTCAATTCGCCACGCTAAATAAATTCCTGCGAATTGCCTCATCACGAAAGAATAAAATTTCTTCCATTTCGAAAATTCATTCAGAACCCGACATTAACAAAGAAGGTAAGGTAAACGAGCTGTTAAAAGTAGGTCAGAAAATATTGGTTCAGGTAGCGAAAGAACCAATAAACACTAAAGGACCACGATTAACATCTGAAATCTCAATTGCGGGACGAAACTTAGTTTTAATGCCATTTAGCGACAAAATATCGGTGTCGCAAAAAATTCGGTCAACCGAAGAAAAAAACAGGCTTAAAAAACTAATTCAAAGTATTAAACCCCGCAGGTACGGTGTAATAATCCGTACGGTAGCCGAAGGGAAAAAAGTAGCAGAACTCGATCAGGAACTTCGACGGTTGGTTGAAAAGTGGGAAACTACTTTTCATAAGCTTCGCAGGGCACATGCTCCATCGCTTATTATTGGCGAAATGGACAGAACAACAGCCCTGCTGCGCGATATTTATCATCCCAACTTCAACAGCATTATTGTAAACGACCAATCGGTAGCTTCAGAAATTGCCGATTACATAGGTAGCATTCAGGCCGACAAAAAGAAGATAGTAAAATACTACAAAGGACGTCAGCCAATTTTCGAACATTATGGCATTGATAAACAAATTAAAGCCTCGTTCGGTAAAACCGTATCTTTTAAAGATGGTGCCTATTTAATCGTAGAACACACCGAAGCGTTTCATGTAATTGATGTGAACAGTGGGAATCGCGCCAGAGCCGGAAACGACCAGGAGAAAAATGCCCTGGAAGTGAACCTGGCAGCCTGCGACGAAATAGCAAGACAATTACGGTTGCGAGACATGGGAGGAATCATTGTAATTGATTTCATCGACATGCATGTTGCAGCCAATCGCCAAAAAGTGAATGAACACATGAAAGCGATTATGGCTGACGACCGGACCAAGCACAACATTCTTCCGTTGAGCAAATTTTGCCTGATGCAAATAACCAGGCAAAGAGTTCGCCCGGAAGAAAACATTGAAACAGCAGAAAGCTGTCCGACATGTAAAGGAAGTGGAAAAGTTGTGCCTACTGTTTTATTTGCTGACGATATTAATAGCAAAGTAAACTACGCGCTAAAGGAATTGAACAAAAAGAAGTTGATTCTGAAAGTTCACCCTTATACAGCTGCCTACCTTACAAAAGGGTTAAAAAGCCAACAGAATATGTGGTTTTTAAAACACCTGAAGTGGGTTGGAATTGAGGCTGTAAATTCGTATTCCTACCTGGAATACCATTTTTTCGACGAGAATGAGGAAGAAATTATTTTATAA
- a CDS encoding single-stranded DNA-binding protein codes for MSVNKVILVGNVGKDPEVRHLDTGVAVANFPLATSESYNAKNGERVTTTEWHNIVLWRGLAEVAEKYVTKGRQLYIEGRIRTRSYDDKDGNKRYVTEIYGDQMQMLGNRADNQNAPAQSGTPQSSAATPQISEPDIEEPEGDEDLPF; via the coding sequence ATGTCAGTAAATAAAGTTATTCTTGTTGGAAATGTAGGGAAAGATCCTGAAGTACGTCATCTTGACACTGGAGTTGCAGTGGCAAATTTCCCACTGGCCACCTCTGAGAGTTATAACGCAAAAAATGGTGAGCGCGTTACCACTACCGAGTGGCACAACATTGTTTTATGGCGAGGCCTGGCCGAGGTAGCAGAAAAATATGTTACTAAAGGACGCCAGCTTTACATCGAAGGTAGAATACGAACCCGCTCGTACGATGATAAAGACGGGAACAAACGCTATGTAACAGAAATTTATGGCGACCAGATGCAAATGCTTGGCAACCGTGCCGATAACCAAAATGCACCGGCCCAAAGCGGAACCCCACAAAGCAGTGCTGCTACCCCTCAAATTTCGGAACCGGATATTGAAGAGCCGGAAGGAGATGAGGATCTTCCTTTCTAA
- the gldE gene encoding gliding motility-associated protein GldE: protein METESLLSSAAIGSWQIQLHPLSFGIIISIVIVLFLLFSSALISGSEVAYFSLSASEKQKLKHKGKTNQRVLSNLENPEKLLATILVANNFVNVGIVVLTAYISNKLISFVNAPTLEFVFQVVLITFFLLLFGEIFPKVYATHFALQFARFMALPLQTLEKLFRPVNAILISSTSFVNRRLQKHVKNISMDEISQALELTSDQELSEEKEILEGIVKFGNKSVEEIMTPRVDVISLDISTNFEEVLEIINDSGYSRIPVYIDSFDNISGLLYIKDILQHSHKTKSFKWQTLIRPPFYVPDTKKISSLLEEFQKNKIHLAIVVDEYGGTSGIVTLEDILEEIVGDITDEFDEEENFFTKLSDDSYLFDAKVLLGDFYKIVNCDDTIFDDVKGDADTLAGLILEIKGEIPTLKEKVKCKNFAFTIEEVDNRRIKQIKVVIDEYRKK from the coding sequence TTGGAAACAGAATCGCTTTTAAGTTCAGCCGCAATTGGCTCCTGGCAAATTCAACTGCACCCTTTAAGTTTTGGAATAATAATTTCGATTGTTATCGTTTTGTTTTTGCTGTTTAGCTCAGCATTGATAAGCGGTTCTGAAGTTGCCTATTTTTCGCTTTCGGCAAGCGAAAAGCAAAAACTAAAACACAAAGGTAAAACCAACCAGCGGGTATTGAGCAACCTCGAAAACCCCGAAAAACTGTTGGCTACCATTTTGGTTGCCAATAATTTTGTGAATGTGGGTATTGTTGTGCTAACCGCATACATCTCAAACAAATTAATATCGTTTGTCAATGCCCCAACGCTTGAATTTGTTTTTCAGGTTGTATTAATTACCTTTTTTCTTTTACTCTTTGGCGAAATTTTCCCTAAAGTATATGCCACCCACTTTGCCCTGCAGTTTGCACGCTTTATGGCATTGCCCCTGCAAACGCTTGAAAAATTGTTCAGGCCTGTTAATGCCATTTTAATATCATCAACCAGTTTTGTAAACCGGAGGCTGCAAAAGCATGTAAAAAACATTTCGATGGATGAAATTTCGCAGGCGCTTGAACTAACATCAGACCAGGAGCTTTCGGAAGAAAAAGAAATACTTGAAGGAATCGTAAAATTCGGAAATAAAAGTGTAGAAGAGATTATGACTCCCCGCGTTGATGTTATCTCGTTGGATATCAGCACCAATTTTGAAGAGGTCTTGGAGATAATAAACGATTCAGGCTATTCAAGAATTCCGGTTTATATCGATTCGTTTGACAATATTAGTGGCCTGCTTTACATTAAAGACATACTTCAGCACAGCCATAAAACCAAATCGTTTAAATGGCAAACACTAATACGGCCACCTTTTTATGTACCCGATACAAAAAAGATAAGTTCGTTACTCGAAGAGTTTCAGAAAAATAAAATCCACCTGGCTATTGTTGTTGATGAGTATGGCGGCACTTCGGGTATTGTTACCCTTGAAGATATTCTGGAAGAAATAGTAGGCGATATTACTGATGAATTTGATGAGGAAGAAAATTTCTTTACCAAACTATCAGACGATAGCTACCTGTTTGATGCAAAGGTGCTACTGGGCGATTTTTATAAAATTGTGAATTGCGACGACACTATTTTTGACGATGTTAAAGGTGATGCAGATACCCTCGCCGGTCTAATCCTTGAAATAAAAGGGGAAATTCCTACGTTAAAAGAAAAAGTAAAATGCAAAAATTTTGCCTTTACAATTGAAGAAGTTGATAATCGACGAATAAAACAAATAAAAGTAGTAATTGACGAATACAGGAAAAAGTAA
- a CDS encoding AURKAIP1/COX24 domain-containing protein produces the protein MPSGKKRKRHKMATHKRKKRLRKNRHKKKK, from the coding sequence ATGCCAAGCGGTAAAAAAAGAAAAAGACACAAGATGGCCACTCATAAGCGCAAAAAAAGATTGCGTAAAAACAGGCACAAGAAGAAGAAATAA
- the zwf gene encoding glucose-6-phosphate dehydrogenase gives MNKAENQILIIFGASGDLTKRKLIPALFELYRQKLLPQKFAVLGASRSALSDEDFRNLANDFLPEDEQLDAFKELLFYQSVQNNSANDFVPLKERLDKLSNKLGITANYIFYLSTPPSLYPVIPRLLCENGLTRSEKYFRRLIVEKPFGTDLNSAKELNQQLLNYFEEEQIYRIDHYLGKETVQNMLVTRFSNGIFEPLWNRRYIERVEITSAESLGVEGRGGYYDNSGAMRDMLQNHLLQVAGFVAMEPPVVVEANAIRNEILKVFQSLRTIRENEVSRYVIRGQYTASHINNQKINGYREEPGVAKFSRTETFVALKFFIDNWRWAGVPFYIRTGKKLPTRVTEIVIHFRKVPHHLFGDTGTGGNNQLIIRIQPDEGILLKFGMKTPGAGFKVQTVNMDFHYSDLADKKVPAAYERLLLDCMQGDATLYARGDAVEAAWEFVQPIINAWDTNPEIPIYGYPAGSWGPEDTDKLIVNGNWRYPCKNLTNDGLYCEL, from the coding sequence ATGAATAAAGCAGAAAATCAAATACTCATCATTTTTGGAGCATCAGGAGATTTAACAAAACGCAAACTGATACCGGCCCTTTTTGAACTGTACAGGCAAAAGCTGTTACCCCAAAAGTTTGCTGTTCTGGGGGCTTCCCGATCAGCGCTGTCTGATGAAGATTTCAGAAATCTTGCCAACGACTTTCTTCCGGAAGATGAGCAGCTGGACGCCTTCAAGGAACTTTTATTTTATCAATCTGTTCAGAATAATTCTGCCAACGACTTTGTTCCGTTAAAAGAAAGGCTTGACAAATTATCAAACAAACTTGGCATAACAGCCAACTACATTTTTTATTTGTCTACTCCCCCCTCGTTATATCCGGTAATTCCGCGCTTGTTATGCGAAAACGGCCTTACCCGGTCGGAAAAATACTTCAGACGTTTAATTGTTGAAAAGCCTTTTGGCACCGATTTAAACTCGGCAAAAGAATTAAACCAACAACTCTTAAATTATTTTGAAGAAGAACAGATTTACCGCATCGATCATTACCTGGGAAAAGAAACCGTACAAAACATGTTGGTAACCCGTTTTTCGAATGGTATTTTTGAACCTCTTTGGAACCGCAGGTACATTGAGCGGGTGGAAATAACATCGGCGGAAAGCCTTGGCGTTGAAGGCCGGGGTGGTTATTACGACAATTCAGGGGCTATGCGCGATATGCTGCAAAACCATTTGCTTCAGGTGGCAGGTTTTGTAGCCATGGAACCTCCGGTTGTAGTTGAGGCCAATGCCATAAGAAACGAGATTCTCAAAGTTTTTCAATCCTTGCGAACCATTCGCGAGAATGAGGTTTCGAGGTATGTTATTCGTGGCCAGTACACCGCATCGCATATTAACAATCAAAAAATAAACGGATATCGCGAAGAGCCCGGCGTTGCCAAATTTTCGAGAACAGAAACCTTTGTGGCGCTGAAGTTTTTTATCGACAACTGGCGCTGGGCGGGTGTTCCATTCTATATCAGAACGGGCAAAAAACTGCCTACCCGCGTAACTGAAATCGTTATTCATTTCAGAAAAGTCCCTCACCATTTATTTGGAGATACCGGAACAGGCGGAAACAACCAATTGATAATTCGTATTCAACCTGATGAAGGGATACTTTTAAAATTTGGAATGAAAACACCGGGAGCCGGTTTTAAGGTACAAACCGTAAACATGGATTTCCATTATTCTGATTTGGCCGACAAGAAAGTTCCGGCCGCTTACGAACGCCTTTTACTGGATTGTATGCAGGGCGATGCAACACTTTATGCCCGAGGCGATGCTGTTGAGGCCGCCTGGGAATTTGTTCAGCCAATTATAAATGCCTGGGATACCAATCCGGAAATACCCATTTACGGCTATCCTGCCGGAAGTTGGGGACCTGAAGACACGGACAAACTTATTGTTAATGGCAATTGGCGCTACCCTTGCAAAAATTTAACAAACGATGGTTTGTATTGTGAACTATAA
- the mutY gene encoding A/G-specific adenine glycosylase — MNDFVTLIYKWYKLNKRNLPWRDDKDPYKIWLSEIILQQTRVEQGTGYFTRFIATYPSIKHLANAAEDEVLKLWQGLGYYSRARNLHATAKIISSLYDGVFPNDYKTILSLKGVGPYTAAAIASIAFNLPYPAVDGNIYRVLARYFGITTPIDSVQGKKEFQQLAEELLTEHDPGMHNQAFMEFGALQCVPKSPNCTICPLNNSCHAYINNSISRLPVKEKKTKQRKRFFYYYIYDEGDSIIMDKRTGQDIWQNLYQLPLLETTNRLSDEALLKSQLPVSTASYNIKYISTEKKHVLSHQIIYSKTIYIEVMCNVNIPSPLIRVNKKDISKFAVPRLVEQFLNDAGLGD, encoded by the coding sequence ATGAACGATTTTGTGACCCTTATTTATAAGTGGTATAAGTTAAATAAGCGCAATTTACCGTGGCGCGACGATAAGGATCCATACAAAATATGGCTCTCGGAAATAATTTTGCAACAAACACGTGTAGAGCAAGGTACGGGGTATTTCACCCGGTTTATTGCCACCTATCCGAGCATAAAACACCTTGCCAATGCTGCAGAAGATGAGGTACTAAAATTATGGCAGGGACTTGGTTATTATTCCAGGGCAAGAAACTTACATGCCACGGCTAAAATTATTTCGAGTTTGTATGATGGCGTGTTTCCGAACGATTACAAAACCATTTTAAGCTTAAAGGGCGTGGGGCCCTACACTGCTGCCGCCATTGCGTCTATTGCTTTTAATTTGCCCTACCCCGCTGTTGATGGAAATATCTATCGGGTACTGGCCCGTTATTTCGGAATTACCACCCCAATTGATTCGGTGCAGGGTAAAAAGGAATTTCAACAGCTGGCAGAAGAGCTGCTTACCGAACACGATCCGGGGATGCACAACCAGGCTTTTATGGAATTTGGTGCTTTACAATGTGTACCAAAATCGCCCAACTGCACTATATGCCCGCTTAATAACAGCTGCCATGCCTATATTAATAATAGTATAAGCCGGTTACCGGTTAAAGAAAAAAAGACAAAACAACGCAAACGTTTTTTTTACTATTATATATATGATGAGGGAGACAGTATAATAATGGATAAAAGAACTGGCCAGGACATTTGGCAAAACCTTTATCAACTCCCCTTGCTTGAAACTACCAACCGCCTCTCTGATGAGGCCTTGTTAAAAAGCCAATTACCCGTAAGCACCGCATCTTATAATATAAAATATATATCGACTGAAAAAAAACACGTATTGAGCCATCAAATCATTTACTCCAAAACAATTTATATAGAAGTTATGTGTAATGTTAATATTCCTTCGCCTCTAATTCGGGTAAATAAAAAAGATATTTCTAAATTTGCTGTACCCCGACTGGTTGAACAATTTTTAAACGATGCCGGGTTGGGTGATTAA